From a region of the Synechococcus sp. PCC 7502 genome:
- a CDS encoding ferredoxin-thioredoxin reductase catalytic domain-containing protein, with translation MSSAPESRGLNKSSNKSFEAMRKFAETYAKRTDTFFCADPSITTVVIEGLAKHKDELGAPLCPCRYYEDKEAEVKNTYWNCPCVPMRERKECHCMLFLTPDNPFVGDKQELEVVEISYE, from the coding sequence ATGTCAAGTGCGCCAGAATCCCGAGGTTTAAATAAGTCTTCAAACAAAAGCTTTGAGGCGATGCGTAAGTTTGCAGAAACCTATGCCAAGCGCACAGACACATTTTTTTGTGCTGATCCATCGATTACCACCGTCGTTATTGAAGGCTTAGCAAAGCATAAAGACGAATTAGGCGCACCCCTTTGTCCCTGCCGCTACTACGAAGACAAAGAAGCTGAAGTTAAAAATACCTACTGGAATTGTCCTTGCGTTCCAATGAGGGAGCGTAAAGAATGTCACTGTATGCTATTCCTAACTCCAGATAATCCCTTTGTGGGCGATAAACAAGAATTAGAAGTGGTTGAAATTAGCTATGAGTAG
- the clpP gene encoding ATP-dependent Clp endopeptidase proteolytic subunit ClpP, producing the protein MIPTVIEQSGRGDRAFDIFSRLLRERIVFLGTAIDDNVSNLVVAQLLFLEAEDPEKDIFIYINSPGGSVTAGMAIYDTMQHIRPDVSTICVGLAASMGAFLLAGGTKGKRLSLPHTRIMIHQPLGGAQGQATDIEIQAKEILYHKNRLNELLAFHTGRSLEEIGNDTDRDFFMSAVEAQAYGLIDQVVVKRPTLAVAA; encoded by the coding sequence ATGATTCCAACCGTTATTGAACAGTCTGGTCGTGGCGATCGCGCCTTTGACATATTCTCACGCTTACTACGGGAACGAATCGTGTTCTTAGGTACGGCGATCGATGATAACGTCTCTAATTTGGTGGTGGCTCAATTACTATTCCTTGAAGCTGAAGACCCCGAAAAAGATATTTTCATTTACATCAACTCTCCCGGTGGCTCAGTGACCGCAGGCATGGCAATTTATGACACGATGCAGCATATTCGCCCTGATGTCTCTACAATTTGTGTAGGCTTAGCTGCCAGCATGGGTGCATTTTTATTGGCGGGTGGTACCAAAGGCAAAAGACTATCTTTACCCCATACTCGTATCATGATTCACCAACCCCTCGGCGGTGCCCAAGGACAGGCAACAGATATTGAAATTCAAGCTAAGGAAATTCTCTACCATAAAAATCGGTTGAATGAGTTACTGGCATTCCATACAGGTCGATCCCTAGAGGAAATTGGTAATGACACAGATCGTGACTTTTTTATGTCTGCGGTTGAGGCTCAGGCATACGGACTAATTGATCAAGTTGTGGTTAAGCGTCCGACCCTAGCTGTTGCTGCCTAA
- a CDS encoding YggT family protein, with translation MTNFEIGTLILSLILGLMIFLNIFRIILSWYPQVTLTKFPFNLVYLPTEPLLFILRRLIPPIGGVDISPVIGVAIFSLIRELLLGQQGILTMMQFN, from the coding sequence GTGACTAACTTTGAAATTGGTACCCTCATCCTGAGTCTAATTTTAGGCTTAATGATTTTCCTCAATATTTTTCGCATAATTTTGAGTTGGTACCCTCAAGTTACGCTTACTAAATTCCCTTTTAATCTGGTTTATCTACCAACCGAACCCCTATTATTTATTCTGCGTCGATTAATTCCGCCGATTGGTGGAGTTGATATTAGTCCAGTAATTGGTGTGGCAATTTTTAGTCTGATCCGTGAGCTTTTGCTTGGTCAGCAGGGAATTTTAACGATGATGCAGTTTAATTAA
- a CDS encoding M20 family metallopeptidase: protein MIISPTVSSKLNIRPEILRLQSDLVHWRRSLHRFPELGFKETRTANLIIDKLAAWGIPYESEIAHTGVVAMIKGELGASPVLAIRADMDALPIQEENIISYRSQIDGLMHACGHDGHVAIALGTAYYLWQHRSKLKGTVKIIFQPAEEGPGGAMPMIEAGVLEQVDAIIGLHVWNNLPLGSVGVRGGALMAAVEFFHCQILGRGGHGAMPHQTVDALLVGAQVVNALQTIVARNVDPLDAAVVTVGEFHAGTATNIIADTARISGTVRYFNPSLGKMLPQRIEQVIAGVCQSLGAKYELCYHKLYPPVINDQAIANLVRSVAESVIETPAGIVPECQTMGGEDMSFFLQEVPGCYFFLGSANPDLDLAYPHHHPRFDFDETVLSAGVEIFVRCVEKFTN, encoded by the coding sequence ATGATTATTTCACCCACTGTTTCTAGCAAACTCAATATTCGACCAGAAATCCTCAGGTTGCAGTCAGACCTTGTGCATTGGCGGCGATCGCTGCACAGATTTCCCGAACTAGGATTTAAGGAAACTCGCACGGCTAATTTAATTATTGACAAGCTAGCAGCATGGGGAATTCCCTACGAGTCCGAGATTGCCCATACCGGGGTTGTGGCTATGATCAAGGGAGAATTGGGAGCTAGTCCAGTGTTAGCAATTCGTGCCGATATGGATGCCCTGCCCATTCAAGAAGAAAATATAATCTCCTATCGCTCCCAAATTGATGGTTTAATGCACGCCTGTGGTCATGATGGTCATGTGGCGATCGCTTTGGGTACAGCCTATTATTTATGGCAACATCGCTCTAAACTTAAAGGGACAGTCAAAATTATTTTTCAGCCTGCGGAAGAAGGTCCGGGTGGTGCTATGCCCATGATCGAAGCGGGGGTTTTAGAGCAAGTTGATGCCATCATTGGTTTACACGTTTGGAATAATCTACCCTTGGGTTCAGTGGGTGTGCGCGGTGGGGCATTAATGGCGGCCGTAGAGTTTTTTCATTGCCAAATTTTAGGAAGAGGTGGTCACGGGGCAATGCCTCATCAAACTGTAGATGCTTTACTAGTGGGAGCGCAGGTGGTGAATGCTCTCCAAACCATTGTAGCTCGAAATGTTGATCCCCTTGATGCTGCCGTAGTTACCGTTGGTGAATTTCATGCTGGTACTGCCACAAATATAATTGCCGACACTGCTCGCATAAGTGGCACCGTCAGATACTTTAATCCATCTCTAGGCAAAATGTTACCCCAGAGAATTGAGCAGGTAATTGCTGGAGTTTGTCAAAGTTTGGGAGCGAAGTATGAACTCTGTTATCACAAACTCTATCCACCTGTAATTAATGATCAGGCGATCGCTAATTTAGTCCGATCTGTGGCTGAGTCTGTAATTGAAACCCCGGCAGGAATTGTGCCTGAATGCCAAACCATGGGCGGCGAAGATATGTCCTTCTTTTTACAGGAAGTCCCTGGTTGTTATTTCTTTTTAGGATCAGCGAATCCCGATTTGGATTTGGCATATCCCCACCATCATCCCCGCTTTGACTTTGATGAAACTGTCCTTAGTGCAGGAGTAGAGATATTTGTCAGGTGCGTGGAAAAGTTCACTAACTAG
- a CDS encoding glycosyltransferase family 1 protein, translating into MLSLNRQAIALISDHADPAADVGLEEAGGQNVYVRHVGETLALLGWHVDMFTRKVHRDDPIIVQHSPHCRTIRLKAGAETYIPRDRLFEYMPEFVDSFQVFQQQQGLNYPLIHTNYWLSAWVGMELQKTSGIQLVHTYHSLGAVKYQSQVEISPIANTRLRIEREILECANCVVATSPQEQESLRSLVSTRGQIEVIPCGTDTNNFRLTSKAQARAKLRFGNHEKIILYVGRFDERKGIETLVRAFALLKVQSSQNLKLVIIGGSSDHMPDGEERKRIENIVNELGMRDFTVFTGRIGHDILPFYYTAADVCVIPSHYEPFGLVAIEAMACGVPVVASNVGGLKFTIIPEETGLLVEPKDIKAFANGIHRILFDELWAKKMSKQAALNVNQRFSWSGVTIQLSELYRHVLARSIMHDQDWSYKMPSINRSA; encoded by the coding sequence ATGCTCAGCTTAAATAGACAGGCGATCGCTCTCATTTCTGACCATGCCGATCCTGCCGCAGATGTGGGACTAGAAGAGGCAGGTGGACAGAATGTATATGTGCGTCATGTGGGAGAAACACTGGCTTTACTGGGTTGGCATGTAGATATGTTTACGCGCAAAGTCCATAGGGATGATCCTATAATTGTTCAACATTCCCCCCACTGCCGAACTATTCGTCTCAAAGCTGGAGCAGAAACATACATTCCTAGAGATCGATTGTTTGAATATATGCCCGAGTTTGTGGATTCATTTCAAGTATTCCAACAGCAGCAGGGCTTGAATTATCCATTAATTCATACTAATTATTGGCTGTCCGCTTGGGTGGGGATGGAGTTACAAAAAACTAGTGGTATCCAATTAGTGCATACCTATCACTCCCTAGGAGCAGTAAAATATCAATCTCAAGTGGAAATTTCTCCAATCGCTAATACCCGCCTCAGGATCGAGCGAGAGATTTTAGAATGTGCCAATTGTGTTGTGGCAACTAGTCCTCAAGAACAAGAAAGTTTGCGATCGCTGGTTTCAACTCGTGGACAAATTGAAGTCATTCCCTGTGGTACCGACACCAATAACTTTCGGCTCACATCCAAAGCTCAAGCCAGAGCTAAATTGCGATTTGGGAACCACGAGAAAATCATTCTGTATGTGGGCAGATTTGATGAACGAAAAGGGATTGAGACCTTGGTAAGAGCATTTGCTCTCCTAAAGGTGCAGAGTTCTCAAAATCTTAAATTAGTAATTATCGGTGGCAGTTCTGATCATATGCCCGATGGCGAAGAGCGCAAAAGAATTGAAAATATCGTAAATGAATTAGGAATGAGAGATTTTACAGTATTTACGGGAAGAATTGGGCATGATATTTTACCCTTCTATTATACAGCTGCTGATGTTTGTGTAATCCCTAGTCATTATGAACCCTTTGGGTTAGTGGCGATCGAGGCAATGGCTTGTGGTGTTCCTGTTGTTGCTTCTAATGTCGGAGGATTGAAGTTCACAATTATTCCCGAAGAAACAGGACTATTAGTTGAACCTAAAGATATAAAAGCTTTTGCTAATGGAATCCATCGCATTCTCTTTGATGAGCTATGGGCAAAAAAAATGAGCAAGCAAGCAGCATTAAATGTCAATCAGCGATTTAGTTGGTCAGGAGTAACTATTCAATTGAGTGAACTCTATCGTCATGTGTTAGCGCGATCGATTATGCATGATCAAGATTGGAGTTATAAGATGCCAAGTATAAACAGATCAGCGTAG
- a CDS encoding DUF1517 domain-containing protein has protein sequence MQNIKFRKLTTSLMLLVFINTIGSNLFKHSPNSSAIDRKNNLATIFNDRAEARSTGARTGGGSFRRSSPSNSSPIRSNPAPIQPNRTGGNNTIIAPIFIPGSGGYNNGYRSSSSSSDGSWLVFLIVILALAGTGYLIYRVLRATNVGVSELDNNKVTISKLQVGLLAEARVIQSQLTELSLDADTETPEGLLMLLQESAIALLRTPENWVYVSSSSQATTRDKAEDLFNSLSIAERTKFSTETLVNMNGRVRTSNNYKNDPDQAPAAYIVVTLLIGTEYDQPLFGQINSREALQNALEKIAGISGEALSVFELLWTPQTETDALTYDEMLSEYTDMVAI, from the coding sequence ATGCAAAACATAAAGTTTCGTAAGTTAACTACAAGCCTAATGCTTTTGGTGTTTATCAATACCATTGGATCGAACCTGTTTAAACATTCTCCCAATAGCTCGGCAATAGATCGCAAGAATAATTTAGCAACAATATTTAATGATAGGGCTGAGGCAAGAAGTACTGGAGCTAGGACAGGTGGTGGTTCCTTTCGGCGATCATCACCTTCCAATAGCAGTCCAATTCGCTCTAATCCTGCCCCAATTCAACCCAATCGGACAGGGGGAAATAATACAATCATTGCTCCTATTTTTATTCCCGGCAGTGGTGGCTATAACAACGGTTATCGTAGTTCTAGTTCATCCTCCGATGGCAGTTGGCTTGTTTTCCTGATCGTAATCTTGGCACTAGCAGGAACTGGATACCTAATCTATCGAGTCCTGAGAGCCACGAATGTTGGGGTTTCAGAGCTAGACAATAACAAAGTCACGATTAGCAAACTCCAAGTTGGGTTATTAGCAGAAGCAAGGGTAATTCAAAGCCAACTAACCGAGCTCAGCCTTGATGCTGATACGGAAACTCCTGAAGGCTTATTAATGCTTTTACAGGAGTCAGCGATCGCTTTACTCAGAACTCCAGAAAATTGGGTGTATGTATCCTCCAGTTCCCAAGCTACAACTAGAGATAAAGCCGAAGATTTATTTAATAGCCTGTCGATCGCCGAACGCACCAAGTTTAGTACCGAAACCTTAGTAAATATGAACGGTCGTGTCAGAACTAGCAACAACTATAAAAATGACCCCGATCAAGCTCCTGCTGCTTACATTGTCGTCACCCTGTTAATTGGGACTGAATACGATCAACCTTTATTTGGTCAGATTAATTCACGAGAGGCTTTACAAAATGCATTAGAAAAAATAGCAGGGATTTCTGGTGAGGCTTTATCTGTATTTGAACTGCTGTGGACTCCCCAAACTGAAACCGATGCCCTGACCTATGATGAAATGTTAAGCGAATATACTGACATGGTGGCGATTTAG
- a CDS encoding glycosyltransferase family 4 protein, with the protein MRIAQVAPLWEQVPPPAYGGTELVVSLLTEELVKRGHDVTLFASGDSITSAKLESVHPRALRLDTSVKDPNIYDMLNMSRVYEHADQFDIIHSHVGCVALPYSNLVKTPTVHTLHGIFTADNQKLFSHVRKQPFISISNSQRDTSLGLNYVSTVYNGIAPHTYSFYPQPEHQPYLAFLGRMSPEKGAHLAIEIAKRSGWNLKMAGKVDAVDLAYFENQIRPHIDGAQIQFLGEANHQQKSTLMGGAVATLFPITWKEPFGLVMIESMVTGTPVIAINLGSASEVIAHGISGFLCQTVTECIDAIALAAQLNRYACREHVLLNFTAKRMADGYEAVYQKILGTQYSRNGQHRNLVMQ; encoded by the coding sequence ATGAGAATTGCCCAAGTTGCGCCACTATGGGAACAGGTTCCTCCCCCTGCCTATGGCGGTACTGAACTCGTAGTTAGTTTACTCACGGAAGAATTAGTCAAAAGGGGGCATGATGTCACACTATTTGCATCTGGCGATTCTATCACTTCAGCTAAGTTAGAATCTGTTCATCCTAGAGCCTTGCGTTTGGATACCAGTGTTAAAGACCCAAATATTTACGATATGCTCAATATGAGTCGAGTCTATGAGCATGCTGATCAATTTGACATTATTCATTCCCATGTCGGTTGTGTCGCATTACCCTATTCCAATCTGGTTAAAACACCGACAGTACATACATTGCATGGCATATTTACGGCTGATAATCAAAAGTTGTTTAGTCATGTGCGAAAGCAACCATTTATCAGTATTTCCAATTCCCAAAGGGATACGAGCTTAGGCTTAAACTATGTATCCACCGTTTATAACGGCATTGCCCCTCATACCTATAGCTTTTATCCTCAACCAGAACATCAGCCGTATCTGGCTTTTTTGGGGCGGATGTCACCTGAAAAGGGCGCACACTTGGCGATCGAGATTGCGAAACGTTCAGGATGGAATTTAAAGATGGCAGGAAAAGTTGATGCTGTGGATTTAGCATACTTTGAGAATCAAATTCGTCCTCATATCGATGGAGCGCAAATTCAATTTCTCGGTGAGGCTAATCATCAACAAAAAAGTACTCTCATGGGTGGAGCCGTTGCCACACTTTTTCCGATTACTTGGAAGGAACCCTTTGGATTGGTGATGATTGAATCTATGGTTACGGGAACGCCTGTAATTGCTATTAACTTAGGCTCTGCATCTGAAGTGATTGCCCACGGCATCAGTGGATTTCTGTGTCAGACTGTGACCGAGTGTATAGATGCGATCGCTCTTGCCGCCCAGTTAAATCGGTATGCCTGTCGAGAACATGTCTTACTTAATTTCACTGCCAAACGTATGGCGGATGGCTATGAGGCTGTATATCAGAAAATTTTAGGAACACAATATTCCCGCAACGGACAACATCGGAACTTAGTAATGCAGTGA
- a CDS encoding MFS transporter, which yields MIFDSVSVETTPDLPPQQPDSSSVLSNRNFLLLWLGQIFSQIADKVYLVLIIAIISSQFQQEGERISGWVSAVMVAFTIPAVLFGSIAGVYVDRWSKKWVLVGSNLFRGGLVLSIPLLLWATANWQPPGTSPSGFVAILVVTFLVSTFTQFFTPAEQSAITLIVEKPKLLAANSICTTTIMAAMILGFAIGEPLLAFADRLIQEAGKEIVVGVSYLLAGLVLMLMKTGETRNKDQEEPHVWVDIKDGLQYLRQNRAVQSALLQLVSTFSVIAAMTVLAVRLAEVMPEIKSEQFGFLLADASLGIAIGAAIVGQFGQKLSRHLLALIGSIGMAIFLAGLSVVCDRFWLGLAMIGGIGIFAGISVIPMQTLIQEQTPEEMRGKVFGLQNNAINIALSLPLALAGIAESYVGLEVVILSLGAIALLTGILTWYLASDT from the coding sequence ATGATTTTTGACTCGGTTAGTGTTGAAACTACACCAGATTTACCTCCCCAACAGCCTGACTCTAGTTCAGTGCTTAGCAATCGTAATTTTTTGTTGTTATGGCTGGGACAGATATTTTCTCAGATTGCCGATAAGGTTTACCTCGTTTTAATTATTGCTATTATTTCTAGCCAGTTTCAGCAGGAAGGTGAAAGAATTAGCGGCTGGGTTTCGGCGGTGATGGTGGCTTTTACGATCCCTGCGGTTTTGTTCGGCTCGATCGCTGGGGTGTATGTGGATCGGTGGTCAAAAAAGTGGGTGTTAGTTGGCTCTAATCTGTTTCGGGGTGGATTGGTTTTAAGCATTCCCCTATTGCTCTGGGCAACGGCTAACTGGCAACCCCCTGGGACTTCACCGTCGGGGTTTGTAGCAATTTTGGTGGTTACATTTCTGGTGTCAACGTTTACGCAATTTTTCACTCCCGCCGAACAATCAGCCATTACTCTAATTGTGGAAAAGCCTAAACTGCTTGCTGCCAACTCTATCTGCACCACTACGATTATGGCTGCCATGATTTTAGGATTTGCGATTGGGGAACCACTACTTGCCTTTGCCGATCGCCTAATTCAAGAAGCGGGGAAAGAAATTGTCGTGGGTGTGAGCTATTTGTTAGCTGGTTTAGTGCTAATGCTGATGAAAACGGGAGAAACTCGTAATAAAGATCAAGAAGAGCCTCATGTGTGGGTAGATATTAAAGATGGATTACAGTACCTACGTCAAAATCGGGCAGTACAGTCAGCTTTATTGCAGTTAGTTAGCACATTTTCCGTAATTGCAGCGATGACCGTATTAGCGGTACGTTTAGCTGAGGTTATGCCAGAGATTAAGTCAGAACAGTTTGGCTTTTTATTGGCGGATGCTAGTCTGGGGATTGCTATTGGCGCAGCGATCGTGGGGCAGTTTGGACAAAAATTATCCCGCCACCTTCTGGCACTGATCGGATCAATTGGCATGGCAATATTTTTAGCTGGACTTTCAGTCGTCTGCGATCGCTTTTGGTTAGGCTTAGCAATGATTGGGGGCATAGGCATTTTTGCTGGCATCTCTGTAATTCCCATGCAAACCCTTATTCAAGAGCAAACACCTGAAGAAATGCGGGGAAAAGTCTTTGGTTTACAAAATAATGCCATTAACATTGCCCTGAGTTTACCCCTAGCTCTGGCGGGAATTGCGGAATCCTATGTAGGCTTGGAAGTTGTAATTTTGAGCTTGGGAGCGATCGCCCTACTGACTGGAATTTTAACTTGGTATCTTGCCTCTGATACCTAG
- the recO gene encoding DNA repair protein RecO: MGQTYRATGINLKSMALGESDRLLTILTKEYGLIKAVATGARKHRSGMAGRSGLFVMNDLQISSGRNLDRITQAETIYAFTGLGQNLGKLTAAQYLAELVLVQALSAQPQEQLFGLLTQQLKNLEGGEHNPLLSLNHGIYHLLAIAGFAPELHACCLTRQPLTPNLSSSQWQVGFSIAGGGVVKLAESLEFKQSAPKINYHLNGRELNALQTLTAYDPPFDRSPDQFLDRSIEDALSYSTWITVERILRAYAQYHFDRPILSGTLIDTCFNL, encoded by the coding sequence ATGGGACAAACTTATCGAGCAACGGGTATAAATCTTAAAAGTATGGCGTTAGGTGAAAGTGATCGCCTGCTTACAATTTTGACTAAGGAATATGGATTAATTAAAGCTGTAGCCACAGGAGCAAGAAAACATCGTTCAGGGATGGCGGGGCGATCGGGACTATTTGTCATGAATGATTTGCAAATTAGCTCGGGACGAAATCTTGATCGTATTACCCAAGCGGAAACTATATATGCCTTTACGGGACTGGGACAAAATCTAGGTAAACTCACTGCTGCCCAGTATTTAGCCGAATTGGTTCTGGTTCAAGCTTTATCAGCACAGCCCCAAGAGCAGCTATTTGGATTACTAACTCAACAGTTAAAAAACTTAGAGGGAGGTGAGCATAACCCACTATTGTCCTTAAATCATGGTATTTATCATCTCTTGGCGATCGCAGGCTTTGCTCCTGAACTCCATGCCTGTTGTCTAACCAGACAGCCCCTAACTCCAAACTTAAGTAGCTCTCAATGGCAAGTTGGATTTAGTATTGCAGGGGGAGGGGTCGTAAAATTAGCAGAATCACTAGAATTTAAGCAATCTGCCCCTAAAATTAATTATCATCTTAACGGTAGGGAATTAAATGCTTTGCAAACCCTCACTGCTTACGATCCCCCATTTGATCGCTCACCTGATCAATTCCTTGATCGCTCTATAGAAGATGCCCTCTCTTATTCCACTTGGATTACGGTTGAACGCATCCTCCGTGCCTATGCCCAGTACCACTTTGATCGACCGATTCTTTCGGGAACTTTGATAGATACTTGTTTTAATTTATGA
- the petG gene encoding cytochrome b6-f complex subunit V encodes MVEPILSGICLGLIFITLGGLFFAAYKQYNRESV; translated from the coding sequence GTGGTAGAACCAATTCTTTCTGGCATTTGTTTAGGATTAATTTTTATTACTTTGGGCGGTCTTTTCTTTGCTGCCTATAAGCAATATAACCGTGAGTCCGTTTAG
- the trpC gene encoding indole-3-glycerol phosphate synthase TrpC: MQIRRLNFTTSADYAIAPSNSSPQNILEKIVWHKEHEVILAKSSFAIDAAISYLKFAPRIRNFRETLKLKHQKNQLALIAEVKKASPSKGIIRSDFDPVAIAQAYERGGASCLSVLTDQEFFQGGFNNLHLIRHSVDLPLLCKEFIIDPYQIYIARLHGADAILLITAILSDQDLENFSAIAQNLGMSVLIEVHTHSELERVLELPNVDLVGINNRNLETFTVDITNTKNLLEAIAIKKKSDQKSNILWVSESGLYTNQDLQLVKAYGANAVLVGESLVKQEDVEAATKLLLKNEC, from the coding sequence ATGCAAATTCGCCGCTTAAATTTCACTACCTCTGCCGATTATGCGATCGCCCCTTCCAATTCTTCGCCTCAGAACATTCTGGAAAAGATCGTTTGGCATAAAGAGCATGAGGTAATTTTAGCCAAGTCAAGTTTTGCCATAGATGCAGCGATTAGTTATCTCAAGTTTGCCCCACGTATTAGAAACTTCAGAGAGACACTAAAACTTAAGCATCAGAAAAATCAACTTGCTCTCATTGCTGAGGTTAAAAAAGCTTCCCCCAGTAAGGGCATTATAAGAAGTGATTTTGATCCAGTAGCGATCGCCCAAGCATACGAACGAGGAGGAGCCAGTTGTTTATCGGTATTAACGGATCAAGAATTTTTCCAAGGTGGTTTTAATAATTTGCACCTAATTCGCCACTCTGTTGATCTGCCGTTATTGTGTAAAGAATTTATTATCGATCCCTATCAAATTTATATTGCTCGCTTACATGGTGCCGATGCCATTTTATTAATTACAGCAATTTTGAGCGATCAGGATTTAGAAAATTTCAGTGCGATCGCCCAAAATTTGGGAATGTCTGTATTAATAGAGGTACATACTCATTCCGAACTAGAACGAGTGCTTGAACTTCCGAATGTGGATTTAGTCGGCATTAATAATCGTAATTTAGAAACTTTTACCGTAGATATTACTAATACTAAAAACCTGTTGGAAGCGATCGCCATAAAGAAAAAGTCCGATCAAAAATCTAACATTCTATGGGTAAGTGAGTCTGGACTTTATACCAATCAGGATTTGCAATTAGTCAAAGCCTACGGTGCTAATGCAGTTTTAGTAGGAGAATCCTTAGTCAAGCAAGAGGATGTAGAAGCAGCAACAAAATTACTTTTGAAAAACGAATGCTGA
- the lnt gene encoding apolipoprotein N-acyltransferase — MQNWQKIVIAATGGILMGLTPDPFSLWILAWIALVPLWLMTQQLSVRSAMLMGAVWGFCYHGMALFWITGIHPMTWLGVPWVASLAIAIGVWLFITIWGLVLAAVWAGGMAWLTPKLSGWGRIIVAIALFCTLETIWSWGALNWTALGYTQSPHNLIMLQITKLSGQQTMTAAIVGINGLLAEFIDSYAYGVRAKWRYLIVALALVLAICVYGSWSMASTADANEKALKVGIIQGNIPNPVKLKFDGIKLAVERYAQGYEKLAQSKVDMILTPETAIPILYPNSDPRRSAFDQMVEKYNIPVWMGSFGYANSPNNPYGYSNSLFLRDRTHLNLAQYNKVRLVPIGEFIPFKQILGGLIKRLSPLRGEVEAGKSDQIIDTHWGRLVVAICYESAYPSHFRYQAAAGGQLILTASNNAHYAETMPAQHHAQDVARAVESDRWAVRATNTGYSGIVDPNGRTIWISGINTYETHADTVYFRNTETPYVKFGDWLTSLFCLGAVIVKFLKL, encoded by the coding sequence ATGCAGAATTGGCAAAAAATTGTAATTGCGGCAACAGGTGGGATTTTAATGGGCTTGACCCCCGATCCCTTTAGTCTGTGGATATTGGCTTGGATTGCTTTAGTTCCCCTATGGTTAATGACCCAGCAACTATCTGTGCGATCAGCAATGTTAATGGGGGCTGTATGGGGCTTTTGCTATCACGGCATGGCTTTATTTTGGATTACAGGTATCCATCCGATGACTTGGTTGGGAGTACCTTGGGTAGCTAGTTTAGCGATCGCCATTGGCGTATGGTTATTTATTACGATTTGGGGCTTAGTGCTTGCGGCTGTGTGGGCAGGAGGCATGGCATGGTTAACCCCAAAATTATCGGGATGGGGAAGGATTATCGTAGCGATCGCTTTATTTTGTACCTTAGAAACGATTTGGAGTTGGGGGGCATTGAATTGGACGGCATTAGGCTATACCCAAAGTCCCCATAATTTAATCATGTTGCAGATTACCAAGCTTTCTGGGCAGCAGACTATGACCGCAGCGATTGTCGGGATAAATGGGCTATTAGCAGAGTTTATAGATTCCTATGCCTATGGGGTAAGAGCCAAGTGGCGTTATTTAATCGTAGCGCTCGCCCTAGTTTTAGCAATTTGTGTGTATGGCTCTTGGTCAATGGCAAGCACGGCTGATGCTAATGAAAAGGCTCTTAAGGTCGGCATTATTCAAGGGAATATCCCTAATCCAGTCAAGCTGAAGTTTGATGGCATTAAGTTGGCAGTGGAAAGGTATGCCCAGGGCTATGAAAAATTGGCTCAGTCAAAAGTGGATATGATCCTGACTCCCGAAACCGCAATTCCGATTCTTTACCCCAACTCCGATCCTCGCCGCAGTGCCTTTGATCAGATGGTGGAAAAATATAATATCCCCGTGTGGATGGGTAGTTTTGGCTATGCCAACAGTCCTAATAACCCCTATGGTTACAGTAATAGCTTGTTTTTGCGCGATCGTACCCATTTGAATTTAGCTCAGTATAATAAAGTTCGTTTAGTTCCCATCGGAGAGTTTATTCCCTTTAAGCAAATCTTGGGTGGATTAATTAAAAGACTATCTCCGCTTAGGGGTGAAGTTGAGGCAGGTAAGAGCGATCAAATAATCGATACACATTGGGGAAGGTTAGTTGTGGCAATTTGCTATGAGTCTGCCTATCCCTCTCATTTTCGCTATCAAGCGGCGGCGGGGGGACAGCTAATTTTAACTGCTTCTAATAACGCTCACTATGCGGAAACCATGCCTGCTCAACACCATGCTCAGGATGTGGCTAGGGCGGTGGAAAGCGATCGCTGGGCAGTAAGGGCAACAAATACAGGTTATTCAGGGATAGTCGATCCCAATGGACGCACAATTTGGATTTCGGGCATTAATACCTATGAAACCCATGCTGATACGGTTTATTTCAGGAATACAGAAACTCCCTATGTTAAATTTGGCGATTGGTTAACCAGTTTATTCTGCCTTGGGGCTGTAATTGTTAAATTCTTGAAACTGTGA